One window from the genome of Canis lupus dingo isolate Sandy chromosome 15, ASM325472v2, whole genome shotgun sequence encodes:
- the LOC112654654 gene encoding ribonuclease pancreatic isoform X3 has protein sequence MAQEKFLVLLPLVVLALLGLACVQPSLARESKAMKFQRQHMDSHPAAISASYCNLMMKRRNMTDGWCKPVNTFVHEPLADVQAVCSQKDVLCKNGQSNCHQSRSQMNITDCRLKNGSKFPKCVYTTTQKEQYIVVACEGNPHVPVHFDACL, from the coding sequence ATGGCTCAGGAGAAGTTCTTGGTGCTGTTGCCACTAGTGGTCCTGGCGCTGCTGGGGCTGGCCTGCGTGCAGCCTTCTCTGGCCAGGGAGTCGAAGGCCATGAAGTTCCAACGGCAGCACATGGACTCGCACCCCGCCGCCATCAGCGCCAGCTACTGCAACCTGATGATGAAGCGCCGCAACATGACGGATGGGTGGTGCAAGCCCGTGAACACCTTCGTGCACGAGCCTCTGGCAGACGTCCAGGCCGTCTGCTCCCAGAAGGATGTGCTCTGCAAGAACGGGCAGTCCAACTGTCACCAGAGCCGCTCCCAGATGAACATCACCGACTGCCGCCTGAAGAACGGCTCCAAGTTCCCCAAGTGCGTGTACACGACCACGCAGAAGGAGCAGTACATCGTCGTGGCCTGTGAGGGGAACCCCCACGTGCCAGTGCACTTTGATGCGTGTCTGTAG
- the LOC112654654 gene encoding ribonuclease pancreatic isoform X2: MSEIGVVAVAENCRTFTCHPRSAQVASTGRATGLLLPARAQPQALPEGEPAMAQEKFLVLLPLVVLALLGLACVQPSLARESKAMKFQRQHMDSHPAAISASYCNLMMKRRNMTDGWCKPVNTFVHEPLADVQAVCSQKDVLCKNGQSNCHQSRSQMNITDCRLKNGSKFPKCVYTTTQKEQYIVVACEGNPHVPVHFDACL; the protein is encoded by the exons ATGAGTGAAATtg GAGTGGTTGCTGTGGCCGAGAACTGCCGCACGTTCACCTGCCACCCCAGGAGTGCTCAAGTGGCCAGCACCGGGCGAGCCACAGGTCTTCTCCTCCCCGCCAGGGCACAGCCCCAG GCTCTTCCAGAAGGCGAGCCCGCCATGGCTCAGGAGAAGTTCTTGGTGCTGTTGCCACTAGTGGTCCTGGCGCTGCTGGGGCTGGCCTGCGTGCAGCCTTCTCTGGCCAGGGAGTCGAAGGCCATGAAGTTCCAACGGCAGCACATGGACTCGCACCCCGCCGCCATCAGCGCCAGCTACTGCAACCTGATGATGAAGCGCCGCAACATGACGGATGGGTGGTGCAAGCCCGTGAACACCTTCGTGCACGAGCCTCTGGCAGACGTCCAGGCCGTCTGCTCCCAGAAGGATGTGCTCTGCAAGAACGGGCAGTCCAACTGTCACCAGAGCCGCTCCCAGATGAACATCACCGACTGCCGCCTGAAGAACGGCTCCAAGTTCCCCAAGTGCGTGTACACGACCACGCAGAAGGAGCAGTACATCGTCGTGGCCTGTGAGGGGAACCCCCACGTGCCAGTGCACTTTGATGCGTGTCTGTAG